GGACGAGCGCGGCGTGCAGGAAGCGATGCGCATGGTCAGCCGCGTGTCGGCGCTGCGGGTGGCGGGCTACGGGCACCCGTGGGGCTACGCGCCGCTGGGCGACTACGTGGCGCAGTCGCTCGCGCTGCGCGGCCTCCCCGTCGAGCGTGCCCAGGTGCTGCTGACCAGCGGCGCCACCCAGGCGCTGGACCTGATCGTGCGCACGCTCTTCAAGGCGGGCGACGTGGTGGCCGTGGAAGACCCCGCCTACTGCAACGTGCTCCAGGTGCTCAAGCTCGCCGGCCTGCGCGCGGTGGGCGTGCCGCGCACCCCCGAAGGGCTCGACACGGCCGCGCTGGAGTCCATCCTGCGCCGCGACGAGGCCAGCCGCCCGCGCGCGCTCTTCGTCAGCTCGGTGCTGCAGAACCCGACCGGTTCGACGATGACCGCACAGAACGCCTACCGCGTCCTGCAACTGGCCGAGCAGCACGGCCTGTGGATCGTCGAGGACGACCTGCACCGCGAACTCGCCGATCCCGCCGCGCCAATGCTGGCCGCGCTCGACGGGCTGCGCCGCACGCTCTACGTCAGCGGGTTCTCCAAGACCATCTCGCCGTCGCTGCGCGCGGGCTACGTGGTGGCGGACGCGGCCATCACGCGCGAACTGGCGCGGACCAAGATGGCGGTGGCGCTCACCTCGTCGGAGATCACCGAGCGCATCGTGCACGCCTTCGTGACCCGGCCGGCGTATGCCGAACACGTGGCCCATCTGAATGCGCGGCTGGGCGCGGCGCATGCCGGTGCCGAGGCGACCATGCGCGAGCACGGCGCCATCCTGTTCGATACGCCCAAACGCGGGCTCTTCCTGTGGGCACGGCTGCCCGGCCATGCGGACGCCTCCGCGCTGGCCGACCGCGCCATCCGCCACAACATCTGGCTGGCTCCGGGCCAGTACTTCCGCCCGGACGACACAGTCAGTCCGTGGCTGCGTTTCAACGTCGCCTATTCGGACAACCCGGCGCTGTGGGATTTCCTGACGCGCGCCTAGCATCGGCGCACCGGCACACCGTCGCCCCGCCCCCGCCTGACCGGGCCGGGATGGCTGCGGCGTCACACATTCCACATCACCCGCGGCTAGGATGGCCTGGCGAAGCTTGGTACGGGTGTGTCGGCACCTGGGGGTTGCGGGCGCCACCCGCCACGCATCGCTGTGGTGAACGGCGGCCGGGCAACCTCGCCGGGTGCGGCACCCTTGCGCTTTGTCTATCGTGGTCGAGGCACGCTGGCGCCGATGGGCAAGCCGCGCGGCGGCCCGGCGGCGTGCCGACAAGGGTCTGTGGAACGCCCATTCAGCGGACCCGGCCGTTGCCGGGAACAGGCCCGCAGCGCTGCCCCGGCTGCAATGAAGGGCCGGCCGAACAGGCCGCTGGCCACGGCGGCCAGCCGCGAGTACCGCGACGTGCCCGATGATTCGCATCACGCACAAGGAGAGCCATGGACATCGATACCGTCCGCAAGACCGCTTTCGCCATGCCGCTGACCAGCCCGGCCTACCCGCCCGGCCCGTACCGCTTCATCAACCGCGAGTTCTTCATCATCGCCTATCGCACCGACCCGACCAAGCTGCGGGCCATGGTGCCCGAGCCGCTGGAGGTGCCCGAGCCGCTGGTGAGCTATGAGTTCATCCGCATGGCCGACTCCACCGGCTTCGGCGACTACACCGAGAGCGGCCAGGTGATTCCCGTCACCTTCGAGGGCAAACCCGGTACCTACACGCTCGCCATGTACCTGGACGACCATCCGCCGCTGGCCGGCGGCCGCGAGATGTGGGGCTTTCCGAAAAAGCTCGCCTCGCCCAGGCTGCAGACCGCCAAGGACACCCTGATCGGCACGCTCGACTATGGCCCCGTGCGCGTGGCCACCGGCACCATGGGCTACAAGCACAAGGAGCTGGACCTCGCGGCGCAGCAGCAGCGCCTGGCGCGGCCCAACTTCCTGCTCAAGATCATCCCCCATGTGGACGGCAAAACCGCCCGCATCTGCGAGCTGTCGCGCAATTACATGGAAGACATCGCCATGAAGGGCGCCTGGACCGGACCGGCCTCGCTGGAGCTGGCGCATCACGCGCTGGCCCCGGTGGCCGAACTGCCGGTGCTGGAAATCGTGGAAGCCCGCCATCTCGTCGCCGACCTGACCCTCGGCATGGGTGAGGTCGTGTTCGATTACCTCGCCAAGTAGGTCCGGTCCCACTCACCCTGTCTGTCCCCCCACCCACCCTCGCGGAGCACACAGCATGTCCGACCTGAAAGGAAAAGTCGCTGTCGTCACCGGTGCCGCCAGCGGCATCGGCAAGCAGATCGCCCTCACGCTTGCCCGGGCCGGCGCGGCCATCGGCATCGTCGACCTGAACGAAGATGGCGCCCAGGCCGTTGCCAGGGAGATCACCGGCGCGGGCGGCAAGGCCATCGGCCTGCGCATGGACGTCACCGACGAACAGGCCGTCGACGGCGGCATCGACCGCGTGGCGGCCGAGCTCGGATCGGTCGACATCCTGGTCTCCAACGCCGGCATCCAGATCGTCAACCCGATCGAGACCTACACCTTCGCCGACTGGAAGAAGATGCAGGCCATCCACGTCGACGGCGCCTTCCTGACCACGCGCGCGGCGCTGCGCCACATGTACAAGGACAAGCGCGGCGGCGTGGTCATCTACATGGGCTCGGTGCACTCGCACGAGGGCTCGCCGCTGAAATCCGCCTACGTGGCGGCCAAGCATGCGCTGCTGGGGCTGTCCAAGGTGCTGGCCAAGGAGGGCGCGGCGCATAACGTGCGCTCGCACGTGGTGTGCCCGGGCTTTGTGCGCACGCCGCTGGTCGACAAGCAGATTCCGGAGCAGGCCAAGGAACTCGGCATCAGCGAGGCCGAGGTGGTCCGGAACGTGATGCTGGGCGGCACCGTCGACGGCGTGTTCACGACGGTGGAAGATGTGGCCGAGACCGTGCGCTTCCTGGCAAGCTTCCCCAGTGCGGCGCTGACCGGACAATCGTTCGTGGTCAGCCACGGCTGGTTCATGCAGTAAGTAAGTAAGTAAGCAAGCCAGGCCCAGGATCCGCACCAGGAATCGGAGGAGACATGTCCGCATCCACACCACGCAAGCCGGCCGCCAAGCGCTCCGCTTCGGCGCCATCGCCCCGCCCGGCGAATGCCGCCCAGGCCGCGGCCCCGCGCATCGAACTGCCCCCCTACGAAAACATCGCGCTGGTGCTGCAGGGCGGCGGCGCGCTGGGCGCGTACCAGGCCGGGGTGTTCCAGGGGCTGGACGAAGCGGGCATCGCACCGAACTGGATCGCGGGCATCTCCATCGGGGCGCTGAACACCGCGATCATCGCCGGCAACGCGCCCGAGCACCGGCAAGCGAGACTGCGCGAGTTCTGGCAGACCATCTGCCAGCCCGGCTTCTCGCCGCCGCTGCCGGACATGCTGGAGAACGCCTGGTTCGACGGCAACATGCACATGCGCAAGTGGCTGACGGCCATGCAGATCGCCGATACCCTCGTCGAAGGCCAGCGCGGCTTCTTCGCGCCCCGCTGGCCGGCGCCGCTGCCGGCCGTCGAAGTCGATCCGCTGGAAGCGAGCTACTACGACACCACGCCGCTGAAAGCCACGCTCGAACGCCTGTGCGATTTCGACCGCATCAACGACGGCGGCATCCGCGTGTCGGTGGGCGCGGTCAATGTGCGCACCGGCAATCTCGAGAGCTTCGACAACACCCAGCGCCGCCTGCGCGCGGAGCACTTCATCGCTTCCGGCGCGCTGCCGCCGGGCTTCCCGCCGGTGCTGATCGACGGCGAGTATTACTGGGACGGCGGTGTCGTCTCCAACACGCCGCTGTCCGACGTCCTGCAGAGCACGCCGCGCCGCGACACGCTGGTGTTCCAGGTGGATCTGTGGAGCGCGATGGGGCCGGTGCCCGACACCATGATCGGCGTGGCCAGCCGGCGCAAGGACCTGCAGTATTCCAGCCGCACCCGGCTGATCACAGACTGGATGGAGCGCGCGCAATCGACGCGGCGGCTGGTGCGCAGCATGCTCGACCATCTGCCGGCCTCGAAGTTCGGCCAAGCGGCGTGGTACCAGCATGCGCAGGAGCTCGCCAGCAACAAGCACTACAACATCATCCACCTGATCTACGCGGCCAAGGAAGACGAGGGGCCGGGCAAGGACATCCAGTTCGGGCCGTCGACCATGCGCGACCACTGGAATTCGGGCCTGGCGGATATCCGCGAATCGCTGTCGCACCCGGCCTGGCTGGCGATGCCGGACAACGCCTCCGGCTTCGCCACGCACGACATCCACCGCAAGGCCGGCGTGCCACGCCCCGGCAAGCGCATGTAGACACGGCCCGGCGCCCGTTCGGCAATCGCGCGAACGGGCCGAGCGCCATCCACCTGGGATGTCGGCAGATCGGGGGCCTGGATTGGGCCTGCCGGCGCTGCCGTGCCTTTTTCCGTCGGCATCTGCGCATGCCCGGACGGGCCTTCACGCCGCGCGCGATGCCCCGGGTCCACCCGGACTTCATTCAAAAATCGGCTCCGCGCCGACCTAATATCCCGCCTTTTGCAATTTTAATAATTGATTTATTTTTTCTCAATTCCAATAACCAATGGTCGTATTTCGCATTTTGACCACCCAGTGCGGATTGAGAACGGTACTAGGCCAAACGGCTGATTATCGTACCAGACCAAGGTTATCGAATACGTTCAATTTCGAAACCCTCAACAAAACACCCCAATCCGGGCGATGCACCGGAATGCACGCCGACACCCACATTAATCCGATTCAACTCAATTGACATGCCTTTTAACATTTCAAAATCGGGCGTGCGCAGTCCCGCCAACCTCGATTCACCACTGGAATCCCAGGCACCCGGCCACGCCGCGTCGGCACCGAAGCCGCTTCCGGTCGGCCGGCGCAGCCCGATCCAATCCGAGTTGCGCAGCAAGCTTTCTCAAGCGCCTCACTCGTCGCAGCCCCCACTGCTCAAGCCGCCCGCCAAGCTGACGCCGGCGCTCCGGGAGAAACAGCAGTCGCCGCAGGAAACCGCGCCCGAGATCCATGAGGCCGGTGGCTCGGCCAAGGCCGCCCCCCATGCTTCGGATGTGAAACCGGTGGTCGTATTGGACTGGGACGACTGCCTGCGCTATGAGGAGAAGAAGGGCATGAACTATCAGCTGGTGCACAACGCCCTCGTGATCGCCGCAAGAATGCATGCGCAGGACCTGCCCAAGCTTGGACAAGCGGTCGCCCGCCTGCATGACCGCATGCAGCGTGGCGAACAGCCGAAAGATGGCGATCCGCTGATCATGAAAAGCCAGGAAGACTGCGCGAACTATCTCGCGGCCACCCCCGGCATCTACAAACGCGGCCTGGTCCAAGACTTTGTCCGGACCATGTTGCCTGACATCGACAGCAGCATGGCCGAGGCCATCACGGATGCCGCGTACACGCAGTGCGTGCTGGAATACAACCGGCTGATGGCAGCCCCACATCAGAAGGGGAACTGGCGGCACGACCTGCCGTTCCCGGACGTACGCATCGCGCTGATGCCCGGCGCGCGCGGACTGCTGGACACCTCCCGCGCCGAGGGGTCGCCTGTGATGCTCATCAGCAACCGGGCGCACAGCGATCTGGAAAAAGAGGTGCGTTACCTTGATATGCAGCAAGACTTCGATGTCGTTTCCGGGGCGCCGACCATCACGCGCAACAAATCCAACACCGATCCGTCGCCCATGCCTCAGACACTGGAGCAGCAACTGATCGCTGCGCTGCAAGGCGACGACGACGACGCTCTGCGCGCGGCGCTCGAAGCGGCATCGCCTTATGCCCACCCCAACACGACATCGGTCACGCAGACCGACCGCAAGCCCCTCGACACCCGGCTGCAGGATGGCCTGCAACGCCTTTCGGTGCCGTCCGATGCGCCGATCATCCTCTATGGCGATCAGCCGTCGGATATCTCGCAAGCGGCGAAACTGGCCGCAACGGGGCGTCGCGTCGAAGGCGTGCTCATTGATCCGGGGCGCAACGACATCGGACAGCAGATCGATATCGAAGGCATTCCGACACGGGTGATCGGCAGCCTGACGGATGCGGACGCGCCATGGAAGACCGCGGCCGCTTCGCGCGCAAGCCTGCCGTCGGCACTGGCGGCCATTCCCCGGGCTCTTCGGCCCGGTAGCGCCGGGCTGGTTCAAGGCGGGCACCTGTTTTCGGTCACGCGAAATGTGCCGTTTATCCTGAGCCGCCCCGGACAGGCCTCGCCTTCGCTGCCGATCGGGGCCGAGGGCGGTGTCGTGTATTCGCGTGACAAGCAAGCGCTCGGCGGGAGCGACGTCGGGATGGTGGCGTTGATGGATGGGAACGAACACCTGGTCAAGACGGGGGTGTCGCGCGGCCTGCTGGGACAGATCGTCTCCTGCTGGGCAAACGGCCAGGAAAGCGAAGGCGACAAGCGAGCCGGATACCTCATCGGAAACTGGGCACGCCTTTCCGGCAACAATGAAAATCAAGACGCGCTGGAGACACGGCTGAAAGACGCGCTGCGGACCTTCATCCAATCTGAAAACGGGGCGGCATTGTTCGAGAAGTCCAAGTCGGACGCATTGGATCTGGCGGACGTGAGCGCCATTCACCGTGAACTGACCGAGGCCTGCCCCGAATTGAAAAATCCGCTCGGCATGCCGGCCATCTTCGACGTTGTCAATGGCGCGGCATCGCAAGCGCTGGCGAACGCGCTGCAACGCACGTATCTTCCGGAAGAGCAGGTGCCCGACGCGACGCTGCTTGTTTCGCACGACAACGTGCTACTCGCATCGCGCCTGCTCCCGGATGCGGTTCCGATGGACGCCTTCCTCACACGCAGCTTTTTGCCGCCAGGCGTTTCCCTCCACGATGCCAAGCTTGCGGCGGCCAGCATCAAGGCCAACCCCGAAGGCGACTCAGCGGAGCTTCGGAGCGCGCGGGAACTGATCGCGCGCCTGTGCGCCCCCCAGCAGTTGGAGGCGGGCCGCGCGGGGCTGACACAGGCCTTGGCAGCGCAAGGGATGGATGGCTTTTTCACCAGCGTGCTGGCGCGGCTCACGATCGGGGAAAACCACAAAGATCTCGGGCCCGACAACATGCTGCTGGTGCGCGGGGCGGATGGCCGGAACAAGGCCGTGAACATCGACGTCACCGGCTTCTGGGAGCCCCGCCACGGCGGCGTTCCGACGGGCGAAAACGAGCATCCCCAGCTCGGCTGGAGCGAGGTGCTGGCGCATCCGGAGCGGGCCGCCGACATCCTGCTCGCCCCCACCGTCCTGAGCGGCCGCTATGCGCGGGGCTTCGAAGCGGTGCATGACGTGGTGGTCGATGTGTTGCGCAACACGTTGCGGGAACAAGCGGCACCCGAAGCCACTTCCGTACGGGCGTGGTATGCGGCACAGAACGAGGGGCAACTGCTCGCTTCGATGTCCGAACTCCAGCATGCCCTGCGCGATGTGGCCCAGCTCGGATGGATGTGCGATGCCGAGATGCTGGAGAAGGGATTCGGCCGTCATGCGAGCTTCATCCGCGACGTCGTTGGAAAAGCGAAGGAGGCTCAGCATGCGGCATGAATCGCAGGCCCTGCCGGAACACTCGACGAGCCGGTACCGTGCGCGGCGGTCCCGCCTGCGCCATCGCGCCGGGCGGGGAACAGCGTCCTCGCGGTCCAGGCTGAGCGCTCGCCTGGAGATGCGCCGATGCCAGCGGGAACAGGCTCAGCACTGCCCGCAGATCCGATCCAAGATTCCGATTTTCTGAACATCCATCACGCCCGGCACCGTTCCGGCTTGCCCGTCCCGCGCCCTCTCCGAATCGGCGCTCACACGACCTGGGCTGTCGCCTCCCGGGAACCGGTCGCGGCCCAGTCGGCGCGCTCGGCATCGGTCAGATCGGGGACCGCCGCGGCGCCGGTCTCGGCCGCCGCCAGCGCGGCTTCGAGCACGGCCATCACGGCCACGGCCTGGATGGGCGGCACCGGGTTCGGCGCGGCACCGCGGATCGCATCGCGCACGGCGGCGTAATACTCGCGCTGGTCGCCGGCCGGCGCCGCGATCTCGGTGACGGCCGCGCTGGCACCGTCGATCAGCCGGGCGGCATCGTCGTCGACGCCCCAGCCGGCGGCGCCCGGTGCCATGCCGGCCAGCAACTGCGCTTCCTGCTGATCCATCCCGCGCTTGACGAACGAACCGTGCGTGCCGTGCACGATCCAGCGCGGCGCGCCGCCGGCCACCAGCATGCTCGCGTGCAGGATGACACGCCGCTCGCCGTACTGCAGGACGACGTGGGCCCAGTCGG
The nucleotide sequence above comes from Ralstonia solanacearum K60. Encoded proteins:
- a CDS encoding DUF3734 domain-containing protein; translated protein: MSASTPRKPAAKRSASAPSPRPANAAQAAAPRIELPPYENIALVLQGGGALGAYQAGVFQGLDEAGIAPNWIAGISIGALNTAIIAGNAPEHRQARLREFWQTICQPGFSPPLPDMLENAWFDGNMHMRKWLTAMQIADTLVEGQRGFFAPRWPAPLPAVEVDPLEASYYDTTPLKATLERLCDFDRINDGGIRVSVGAVNVRTGNLESFDNTQRRLRAEHFIASGALPPGFPPVLIDGEYYWDGGVVSNTPLSDVLQSTPRRDTLVFQVDLWSAMGPVPDTMIGVASRRKDLQYSSRTRLITDWMERAQSTRRLVRSMLDHLPASKFGQAAWYQHAQELASNKHYNIIHLIYAAKEDEGPGKDIQFGPSTMRDHWNSGLADIRESLSHPAWLAMPDNASGFATHDIHRKAGVPRPGKRM
- a CDS encoding type III effector protein translates to MPFNISKSGVRSPANLDSPLESQAPGHAASAPKPLPVGRRSPIQSELRSKLSQAPHSSQPPLLKPPAKLTPALREKQQSPQETAPEIHEAGGSAKAAPHASDVKPVVVLDWDDCLRYEEKKGMNYQLVHNALVIAARMHAQDLPKLGQAVARLHDRMQRGEQPKDGDPLIMKSQEDCANYLAATPGIYKRGLVQDFVRTMLPDIDSSMAEAITDAAYTQCVLEYNRLMAAPHQKGNWRHDLPFPDVRIALMPGARGLLDTSRAEGSPVMLISNRAHSDLEKEVRYLDMQQDFDVVSGAPTITRNKSNTDPSPMPQTLEQQLIAALQGDDDDALRAALEAASPYAHPNTTSVTQTDRKPLDTRLQDGLQRLSVPSDAPIILYGDQPSDISQAAKLAATGRRVEGVLIDPGRNDIGQQIDIEGIPTRVIGSLTDADAPWKTAAASRASLPSALAAIPRALRPGSAGLVQGGHLFSVTRNVPFILSRPGQASPSLPIGAEGGVVYSRDKQALGGSDVGMVALMDGNEHLVKTGVSRGLLGQIVSCWANGQESEGDKRAGYLIGNWARLSGNNENQDALETRLKDALRTFIQSENGAALFEKSKSDALDLADVSAIHRELTEACPELKNPLGMPAIFDVVNGAASQALANALQRTYLPEEQVPDATLLVSHDNVLLASRLLPDAVPMDAFLTRSFLPPGVSLHDAKLAAASIKANPEGDSAELRSARELIARLCAPQQLEAGRAGLTQALAAQGMDGFFTSVLARLTIGENHKDLGPDNMLLVRGADGRNKAVNIDVTGFWEPRHGGVPTGENEHPQLGWSEVLAHPERAADILLAPTVLSGRYARGFEAVHDVVVDVLRNTLREQAAPEATSVRAWYAAQNEGQLLASMSELQHALRDVAQLGWMCDAEMLEKGFGRHASFIRDVVGKAKEAQHAA
- a CDS encoding PLP-dependent aminotransferase family protein, which codes for MQLELDPHHPQRTLVDQIVQGIRAAVDNHSLLPGTRLPSVRKLAQAHDISTFTVAEAYTRLAALGAIVARPRSGYLVAARAAVQPVPVAPRWEPPALNAAWLLSDVFADRSIAIKPGCGWLPNDWLDERGVQEAMRMVSRVSALRVAGYGHPWGYAPLGDYVAQSLALRGLPVERAQVLLTSGATQALDLIVRTLFKAGDVVAVEDPAYCNVLQVLKLAGLRAVGVPRTPEGLDTAALESILRRDEASRPRALFVSSVLQNPTGSTMTAQNAYRVLQLAEQHGLWIVEDDLHRELADPAAPMLAALDGLRRTLYVSGFSKTISPSLRAGYVVADAAITRELARTKMAVALTSSEITERIVHAFVTRPAYAEHVAHLNARLGAAHAGAEATMREHGAILFDTPKRGLFLWARLPGHADASALADRAIRHNIWLAPGQYFRPDDTVSPWLRFNVAYSDNPALWDFLTRA
- a CDS encoding 3-hydroxybutyrate dehydrogenase, whose protein sequence is MSDLKGKVAVVTGAASGIGKQIALTLARAGAAIGIVDLNEDGAQAVAREITGAGGKAIGLRMDVTDEQAVDGGIDRVAAELGSVDILVSNAGIQIVNPIETYTFADWKKMQAIHVDGAFLTTRAALRHMYKDKRGGVVIYMGSVHSHEGSPLKSAYVAAKHALLGLSKVLAKEGAAHNVRSHVVCPGFVRTPLVDKQIPEQAKELGISEAEVVRNVMLGGTVDGVFTTVEDVAETVRFLASFPSAALTGQSFVVSHGWFMQ
- a CDS encoding acetoacetate decarboxylase: MDIDTVRKTAFAMPLTSPAYPPGPYRFINREFFIIAYRTDPTKLRAMVPEPLEVPEPLVSYEFIRMADSTGFGDYTESGQVIPVTFEGKPGTYTLAMYLDDHPPLAGGREMWGFPKKLASPRLQTAKDTLIGTLDYGPVRVATGTMGYKHKELDLAAQQQRLARPNFLLKIIPHVDGKTARICELSRNYMEDIAMKGAWTGPASLELAHHALAPVAELPVLEIVEARHLVADLTLGMGEVVFDYLAK